The DNA window CTTCTGCGGTACTTACTGGTGGGAGTCGTGGCTGAAAAAAATGCCTCTACATGGCGCAGAAAGCGTTAAAAAGCAATGTGTGGTGACAACTGGTTTGCTCGAACGGCATCTAGTGTGTGAAAAGATAGTAAGTGGGCAGCAGCTATGTGCGCCCTCTATCGATGTATCCATGTCTCTTAGACGACCTCAGCGCTGCCGCGCTGGCATGCACAATATCAACGAATAAGTCACCGCGAGCACTGATGCACAGTAcactgagaaataaaaatatgaatactTTTTATTCctgtctcttttcttctgctgtgatttttatgcattttcatgcataaacttctaataagcattcaatgagcggatagaccgaatatgtcaaatgcataaaatttacagcagaagaaacgagaggcagatatgctatcgatgcataaatagaATTCTGCGTTTAGGAtaggtttcaaaatcgttcaatgaCATATGTTGGACCAACGTTGGACGaagtccaaataaccgttcaacaggcGTCCATCGTTgaacccgtgttgaacgatttttaaacaattttttgggctTCTCAGAGGGGTAGATGCTGGCGATTCGCGATCTTACGGTGTGGATGTCGACCACCAGACAGCACGAGAGtgcaatgatgatgtttttatcacagactaacatacacaacactcgaaaacaatgcttcgcccgctttaacggtcattttaaatatatttgtagttgggactgtggccacatttgaagtTATGGCGTCACTgatatatgaacaagcatatggaggagagaccactagtgaaaaattgttgccaaacctgaggggtaacccatcagcaaatacgtgtttgggactgtgaataaaaggtggagctagtgttctgggaaaattgccggattgatgttttttgtgggaattccctcatagtgttatgtctgttagtctgtgataaaatatcgagttcgactgaatgttttggtatcgaacgaaagaacgagtgtTTTCTTATGACCTGTTATGTTTTTGTGAAACTATATcatgtttatcttaaaacaattaaaatagaacaaaCCATCTATTCTATTCCTATatcatcaatgcaagaaaatattttcatcatttgatTGGTACTAATAATGAAGTTGGCGCGTCGAGCGGATATGTTTCACGTTTGAAAGCCTATTGACTAAAACGTGTATATCCCTTCTTCTTGTTGTTCtagttattttccgtcggcctatttccgctacgaagcCAACCACCGACTCCGCCAAACAGGTGACCAACTCCACTAttcgaaggatggcgtgaccacaccacagaaaaatcttaacgacctcggctggtaTTGAGCCCAGATTAACTAGCGTGAGtggtggtcacgcttaccactcaacaccacgatggagagaaaggtggggacatttgacaattttgagtgtattagtattatgcatgcaaaattaagcatggagGCCGGGGTgagaaaagtgagaaaaggccgagcttcacttcggatctacactttttacctcgaaaaaaccgattaaatgaccggaccgaaacaaaacttatggcaacagaagggCCCACTAcgtctagaaaaactctagtaagagaactgcggagagaaaaatagcatttttggcaacgtatgccccggcattgtatggcaacacgtccaatgttataaggataggcaatgttcgattggattcgttttttgacagctaaacgcgaatccaatcgatccaaaatggagtttccgcagttctctttctagagtttttctaactACGTCAACTGTTTGTGCTTTAATTCTTCATATTCTCTTGTTTTTTCGacttcatcaaagaaaaatgacaaccgcactcacacacagaaaaaaatgtgcacacatGCACTCAACACCACCGTGTAGGGTTTTGACTAAATATACTTTTGCGTGTAACGAACACATTCTGAAGAGAgctacccagtaaagttcagccggaactgAATTAgtattctggctggttccagttcgtattccggctccagtgacacaaccgattctaactagaatcggttgtgtcactggagccggaatgcgaactggaaccagctggaattccagttcatttccggctgagcttaactgggtatcTATGGatgcgagagagagagaatgaGCAGAATGTACAACTCGCCATGGAAAGCGAGCAGTGAAAAGTAGGATGCCGAACGCGACAGTCGCAACGCAATTTACTTGGGCATAGATTTTAACGAACAATAATAAACggtgaaatataaaaatataagtgGTGTTTAATTTCCGGTAACAAAGGAGCCTACAATCTGGCGACGAGGAGTGAAATGGTAAGCAGTGGAATTGAGTggcatttttttattgtgaaatcaaagaaaaaaaatataatggaAGATGGTGGCGGCAAGAAATGGAAAATAGAGCGACTGAATATGGTGGAGAAATGAAGAAACAGATCGTGTGCGAAACGCGGTGAGGTTTAATAATGCTGATTTGATTAAGCTTGTGATCACGATAAGTTTTTGTATCGATTCGTTTGGAAATTACAATAGATTAAAGGCCAAAATTAGTGACGCCGTTCACGGCGAAGAAAAACAAACATGAATGTGCTGGTGACGGGTGCAGAAATGACGCCAAACATATACATCTAAGCTGAACTTTACTGTTGTATAACAATACTGTTGCAGCTTCAGGTACGTGCTTGATTATATATTTGTTATCCATTGTATGCATAGCAACAAGTTAGGATTTATATGGATTCACagacataaaaaaaaaatgcgttaCGGAATAGTAAACCTTTGAAACTGAATCAATATTTAGAAAAAACGAATTGTGCCGTTTAAATAGGTGATGGAATGGAATGATCGAGCCAGTAgcgttcatgttttttttgtgaacCAGTAGCGTTCATGGTATGTGTGAACCAGTAGCGCTCACGATTTATATGGATTAGTTGCGTACATGACCAATGAGAGCAGTTTAGCTCATGAAATGGGTGAACCAGTGGCGTTCATGGTATGTGTGTAGCGTTCATGATTTATATCGATTAGTTGCGTACCAGTGAGACCAGTTTCGCTCATGGTTTGTGTGAACCAGTAGCGTTCTTGAAGTATTGAACCAGTAGCGTTCATGTTATATATTTGAGATCCAGTAGCGTTCTTGAAGCATCGAACCAGTAGCGTTCATGATACATATTTGAGAACCAGTAGCGTTTATGGTATATTAGTTGCGTTCATGAACAGGATATTCAATCTCGATCATGGCATGTGTGGATACAGGTAGCGTTCATGAATTGGGGAACCAGTAGCGTTCAAACTGTATGAAAACCAGTAGCATTTATGAGATTATGGAACAGTAGCGTTCATGATATGCAAGACCAGTACAGTTCACGGTATATGTACACCAGTAATGATCAAGAAATTTGTAAATCTGTAGTTAGTGATATTTAAGAGCATTTAGGATAAAGTGATCGATTGGGAAAATGCGGAATAAGTCAAAGAACCAGAAGCGTTCACCAAAGCTCTGCAAGACATGTTGGAATGAAAAAAAAGGTTTTGAGCATTGAAGCGACTGAATGTGCATTTTGAAACaggaaaatcaaatattgattgacatttttatttatttgggaAGATTGGACTAATAATGCTGCCgtcattttccatttattttgttttattcttttaatcaataaaaaaaatgaatgcgcatatataaaaaaacacataaaaaaaaaataattaaaataaaaaaaattgcagatGGACGAGTCGCGACCAATTCCACCTTTCAAATGCGAGGCGATTGAGAAGCATAGGCTTTCGCGAGAATGGGAGGTGTGGAAGGGTTCCCTAGAATGTTATTTTGAGGCGTACGGAGTCGAAGATCAGCGAATGAAGAAAGCAAAGTTATTGCACCTCGGAGGAATAGATCTCCAacgcatttttaaaagtttaccTGATCACAATAAAGTACCAATGGTAACCCTAGAGCCCAAAGTTTACAATTTGGCGATTGAATTGTTAGATGGGTACTTCCAAAGCGGCAGACAAGATATAATCGAGAGAAGAAATTTGAGGAAACTCAAGCAAGAGCAAGGTGAAAAGTTTTCCCATTTTATGATGCGTCTACGTCAACAAGCAATAAATTGTGGATTCGAAAAGCACTCGGTAGAAGTCAGCGAGATTTTGAAGGAGATTTATCTCATCGATGTTGTGGTTGAAAATTGCTATTCagatgcactgaaaaaaagtattttgaaaCGAGACAGATCATTGAGAGAGATTGAAGAGCTTGCCGCTACAATCGAGGCTACAGAACAACAGTTAAAAGATTTAAAGGATACTACCGATTCTGTGCGCGACAAAGCAGTCTACGATGTTAGATATACCAGGAGAAGCCAGGCGGCAAACCCTGTTCCTGTGTACAATCCGTACAGATTTGACCAAAGACGACCAGCTCTTAGCAAAACTGGAAAGGATTTTCGCCCGAACACTTGTTTTTCTTGTGGTAAGGACGGGCACATTGCAAGGTCGATGGATTGTCCGGCAAGAGGTCGCACATGTCGTAGGTGCCAACAGCTGGGACATTTTGAAGCAGTGTGTCTAAAACAAGGTTCTAAACGTAGAGGGACAATGCCCGTAGCGTCAAATTTGAAAAGAGCATACAATGTCGAACCACTAAAAGTAGAACAAATTAATAGTGTTCCCGAGAGGAACGTTTCAGTAGAAGACAAGGTATATTATGCGTTTTATGGAGGAAACGATATTAATGTACTGCCCACTATGATTGGCGGCATTAGAGTAAGTATGCTGGTTGACTCAGGCGCGGATGCTAATCTCATTACAGTGAAAACATGGGAAGTTTTGAAGCATGAGAAAGTAAACATCATTAGCTCAACTAAAGGTTCAGCCAAAATCCTGAAAGGATATGGAAGCGAcaaagctttgaaaattgttGGAACTTTTCAAGCGGAAATTGCCATCGGAAAGAGACAAGTGATTGCAGAATTTTTTGTAGTCGATGGTGGACAGAAAGACCTGTTGGGAGACTTCACTGCAAAACAGCTTGGTGTATTGAAGATCGGTATAGAAGTTAATAAAGTTGTTGACAAATCACTTGCTGCATTTAATAAGATATCAGGTGTACAGGCACGCATTCATATGAATCCAGAATATAAACCAGTTTTTCAACCACTGCGCCGAGTGCCTATTCCAATGGAAGATGCAGTTAATAGGAAACTCGAACAACTACTGTTACGAGATATCATTGAAGTAAAACAAGGACCAACTACGTGGGTGTCACCACTAGTTGTTGTTGGGAAAGCATCCGGAGAACCTAGACTTTGTTTAGATTTGAGACGTGTCAATGAGGCTGTGGTACGAGAGCGTTTCCCAATGCCCGTTGTAGAGGAATACATAGCTCGACTGGGCAAAGGAAAGATTTGGAGCAAATTAGATATCCGCGAAGCATTTCATCAGGTCGAGTTAGCACCGGAATCGAGAGATATTACGACGTTCATAACAAGTCGTGGTCTTTTTCGTTTCAAACGACTGCCATTTGGGTTAGTGACGGCTCCTGAGATCTTCCAGCGGATAATGGAAGAATTACTATCAGGATGCGAGGGAACTTTTTATTATTTAGATGATATTATCGTGGAGGGTGAAACGAAGGATATTCATGATGAAAATCTGAAAAAGGTAAAATAAGGCGTTTATTTTATAGTTCATGTCATGCATACTGATCTCTTAGAGAGAAATAAAATTTCACTTGATGTGGTATATTATGTGTTATTATTATTGTAGGTcttaaaaattctgaaaaatagAGGTGTGAAAttgaatactgaaaaatgcttgATAGGTGTGAAGGAGCTGGAGTTTTTAGGCCATCAAATTTCAGAGCAAGGGATTAGTCCGTCTCGCGCGAAAGTTGACGCTCTCTTGTCATTTCGGTCACCGACGACGGAATCAGAAGTAAGAAGCTTCATGGGACTAGCGAATTACATGAATAAGTTCATTCCCAATCTGGCAACGATTTCAGAACCATTAAGAGAATTGACAAAAAAGGACACAAAATTCGTGTGGGGCCAAGTACAAATAGATGCTTTTGAATTAATTAAGAATTCAATGGCAGCAGTAACTCAGTTGGGGTTTTTCGATGCCAAGGATCAAACTAGTGTCATGGCAGATGCAAGTCCTGTCGGTTTGGGGGCTGTGCTGTTACAAACAAATCAACATGGAGATTCACGTGTGATATGTTTTTCATCCAAATCATTAACAGAAACGGAGTCCCGGTATTGCCAGACCGAGAAGGAAGCATTAGCGTTAGTGTGGAGTGTAGAACGTTTTCATATGTATCTATATGGTAGAAAGTTTGACCTTCTGACAGATTGCAAAGCTCTACAATATCTATTTACACCAAAATCGAAACCGTGCGCTCGAATCGAAAGATGGGTTCTGCGATTGCAGGCATTTGAATATAAAATAGTACATATTCCCGGGCATAAAAACATAGCTGACGCACTTTCTCGATTGTCTACGGCAAACGCTATTCCGTTCGATCCAAATGAAGAAATTGTCATTCGTGAAATAGCTGTTTTTGCTGCAACTTCCGCGGCACTAAAATGGGAAGAAATTGTAGAAGAAAGTCGTAAGGACACGGAAATCATGGAGATCAAAAGCTGTTTGGAAAAAGGAAATTTGGATGATTTGCCACTGGTGTTCAAAGttatttcaaatgaattatGCACCATAGGTGATGTTCTACTGCGAGTGGATCGAATTATTGTACCCAAAAGTTTACGTGCACACGTTTTGAAATTGGCTCACGAAGGGCACCCAGGTATGCGTATGATGAAAGCACATTTAAGAGCAAATGTTTGGTGGCCTAAAATCGACGTACAAGTTGAGTCTTTTGTCAAACAATGCAAAGGGTGTACTCTAGTGTCAGCTCCAAATCCACCAGAACCACTTATTCGAAAAGAATTACCAAATCAACCGTGGATGGATCTTGCAGCTGATTTCCTTGGTCCTCTCCCGGAAGGAGAGCATCTACTTGTAGTGATAGATTACTACAGTAGATATATGGAAGTTTGCGAGATGAGCTCAACTACAGCAGCTGCCACAATATCTGAATTGACAACAATCTTCTCCAGATTTGGACTTCCACTGACATTGCGTGTTGATAATGGACCCCAACTAACTGAAAACTGTGAAGAATTTCGAGAATATTGTGATGTTAATGGCATAAAATTGGTGAATACTATCCCTTACTGGCCAGCTATGAATGGGGAGGTAGAACGGCAGAATAGGTCATTATTGAAACGATTGAGGATTGCGCAAGAACTAGGAAAAAATTGGAGGGAAGAGATGAGACAATATCTTCTAACTTACCATTCTACCAACCATTCTACAACTGGAAAGTCACCAGCAGAATTGATGTTCGGTAGAAAGATTAGGAACAAACTGCCACTAGTGCCACCAATGAGACTAGAAGATGAGGAAATTAGAGACCGTGATAGAATGAACAAGCAGAAGGGGAAATTATACACCGATAATAAGAGAAATGCTCAAGGAAGTGGCATCGATATAGGGGATCGTGTAGTAGCTAAACGTATGAGGAGGGATAATAAGCTCGAGACAATATTTGCACCTGAAGAATTTGACGTTGTTCGCAAACAGGGAAGCGACACAACCATACGATCAAACTCTACAGGAAAGGAGTTTCGTCGTAATGTTACACATTTAAAGAAGTTGGAAAACCCACCTGACGTATCAATCTCAAACTCCCATGAACCTGTCCCAAGGAAGACAACACGTTCCAGAGCTGAACCA is part of the Topomyia yanbarensis strain Yona2022 chromosome 1, ASM3024719v1, whole genome shotgun sequence genome and encodes:
- the LOC131676074 gene encoding uncharacterized protein K02A2.6-like produces the protein MDESRPIPPFKCEAIEKHRLSREWEVWKGSLECYFEAYGVEDQRMKKAKLLHLGGIDLQRIFKSLPDHNKVPMVTLEPKVYNLAIELLDGYFQSGRQDIIERRNLRKLKQEQGEKFSHFMMRLRQQAINCGFEKHSVEVSEILKEIYLIDVVVENCYSDALKKSILKRDRSLREIEELAATIEATEQQLKDLKDTTDSVRDKAVYDVRYTRRSQAANPVPVYNPYRFDQRRPALSKTGKDFRPNTCFSCGKDGHIARSMDCPARGRTCRRCQQLGHFEAVCLKQGSKRRGTMPVASNLKRAYNVEPLKVEQINSVPERNVSVEDKVYYAFYGGNDINVLPTMIGGIRVSMLVDSGADANLITVKTWEVLKHEKVNIISSTKGSAKILKGYGSDKALKIVGTFQAEIAIGKRQVIAEFFVVDGGQKDLLGDFTAKQLGVLKIGIEVNKVVDKSLAAFNKISGVQARIHMNPEYKPVFQPLRRVPIPMEDAVNRKLEQLLLRDIIEVKQGPTTWVSPLVVVGKASGEPRLCLDLRRVNEAVVRERFPMPVVEEYIARLGKGKIWSKLDIREAFHQVELAPESRDITTFITSRGLFRFKRLPFGLVTAPEIFQRIMEELLSGCEGTFYYLDDIIVEGETKDIHDENLKKVK